A region from the Mycolicibacterium phlei genome encodes:
- a CDS encoding LppP/LprE family lipoprotein yields MGRLSAILAAGPLLCAVVSPAGAAAAQAPACGVNLASPTVQTALNVQPPPPFPDSAWSRDPSTYEGNFDPCRTLSVAIVPLDGGTGSSPSVALLFNRSIYVGPASPEPRGFTYLNPAATTDDTVGLTFKTPGSCNACGDGTYYTVRYRWTGGGGNDLGRLVRLDPLPPSW; encoded by the coding sequence ATGGGGAGACTTTCAGCAATCTTGGCTGCCGGCCCTTTACTGTGTGCGGTGGTGTCTCCCGCGGGCGCGGCGGCCGCCCAGGCACCGGCGTGCGGGGTAAACCTGGCGTCGCCGACAGTGCAGACCGCCCTCAACGTTCAGCCACCGCCGCCCTTCCCCGATTCCGCATGGAGTCGGGATCCGAGCACCTACGAGGGCAACTTCGACCCGTGCAGGACGCTCTCTGTGGCGATCGTGCCCCTCGACGGTGGGACGGGAAGCTCGCCGAGTGTCGCTCTCCTGTTCAACCGGTCGATTTACGTCGGCCCAGCATCTCCGGAGCCGCGAGGCTTCACGTACTTGAACCCTGCTGCAACCACTGATGACACGGTCGGATTGACGTTCAAGACTCCCGGCAGCTGTAACGCTTGCGGCGACGGCACCTACTACACCGTGCGTTACCGGTGGACGGGCGGGGGCGGAAACGACCTCGGCCGTCTTGTCCGTCTGGATCCGCTGCCGCCGTCCTGGTGA
- a CDS encoding esterase-like activity of phytase family protein encodes MTAAATVLLAAGCSTADQEQTTAAPRAASPIDFTLPAAERYHRVATYPVYLNADDPAEETVAEISTVTPDGNTVIYTDAAAKRIGFLDIRDPAKPIGLGTLSLEELGHADDQPTSVAAVGEYVLVVVDTTGGDFAHPSGRVDVVRVADRSRVHSIDLGGQPDSIAISPDGSFAAIAIENQRDEEATPPGGDEGDLPQPPTGFVQLITLDGEPAAWTPRRVDFDVDAARAAGLDTPEDLEPEYVSINARGQVAVTLQENNGFAIIDGRSGDVQRIVSAGSVSVDGIDTAEDGVIDQTGSIPDTPREPDAIGWVGDDHVATANEGDWKGGTRGWTIFDAGTGEVVWDAGNSLEQLAVRTGLHNEGRAEKKGPEPEGLAITEVGGRPTALIASERSNFVAAYDVSDVTAPVFRQILPTTPGPEGVLAIPARDLLVISSEEDAADDRVRASVSVYGYGERYAGALPFPSIVSGDIDGTPIGWGALGALSADPADPDRLFTATDVAYGPARILGVDVAQTPALIDTEVPVTENGKPVTLDVEGLAARADGGFVLAVEGEDGPGNALVWVGADGGIERRVSLPDDVAAGLGGQGLEGVAVDGDAVWVAVQREVKGDPAGVARLGRYTDRWEWFGYPLERTTAEGDWVGLSEIAVHDGSLLVLERDKLNGPDATVKAIYRVTVPDGPGATAGETPPLLDKTLARDLLPDLQATNGFVQEKVEGFAIAGNGRLYVVTDNDGLDDANGETQFFDLGPAAEALGG; translated from the coding sequence ATGACAGCAGCGGCGACGGTACTTCTGGCGGCGGGATGCTCGACCGCCGACCAGGAGCAGACCACAGCGGCACCAAGAGCCGCCTCGCCGATCGACTTCACCCTGCCGGCCGCCGAGCGCTACCACCGGGTGGCGACCTATCCGGTGTACCTCAACGCCGACGACCCCGCGGAGGAGACCGTCGCCGAGATCTCCACCGTCACCCCCGACGGCAACACCGTCATCTACACCGACGCCGCCGCCAAGCGCATCGGCTTCCTCGACATTCGTGACCCGGCGAAACCCATTGGTCTCGGCACACTCTCGCTGGAGGAGCTCGGCCACGCCGACGACCAACCCACCTCGGTCGCGGCCGTCGGCGAGTACGTGCTGGTCGTCGTCGACACCACCGGCGGCGACTTCGCGCACCCGTCGGGCCGCGTCGACGTGGTCCGCGTCGCGGACCGCAGCCGTGTGCACAGCATCGACCTCGGCGGGCAGCCGGACTCGATCGCGATCAGCCCGGACGGATCGTTCGCCGCGATCGCGATAGAGAACCAGCGCGACGAGGAGGCCACCCCACCCGGCGGTGACGAAGGCGACCTTCCCCAGCCGCCAACGGGATTCGTGCAACTGATCACCCTGGACGGTGAGCCGGCGGCGTGGACGCCGCGGCGGGTGGACTTCGACGTCGACGCCGCACGCGCCGCTGGCCTGGATACGCCGGAGGACCTCGAACCCGAGTACGTCAGCATCAACGCGCGCGGCCAGGTGGCGGTGACGCTGCAGGAGAACAACGGGTTCGCGATCATCGACGGCCGCAGCGGCGACGTGCAGCGGATCGTCAGCGCCGGAAGCGTGTCCGTGGACGGGATCGACACCGCCGAGGACGGCGTCATCGACCAGACCGGGTCGATCCCGGACACCCCGCGCGAGCCCGACGCCATCGGCTGGGTCGGCGACGACCACGTCGCCACCGCCAACGAGGGCGACTGGAAGGGCGGCACCCGCGGCTGGACCATCTTCGACGCCGGCACCGGTGAGGTGGTGTGGGATGCGGGCAACTCGCTCGAACAGCTGGCCGTGCGCACCGGTCTGCACAACGAGGGCCGGGCGGAGAAGAAGGGGCCCGAGCCGGAGGGGCTGGCGATCACGGAGGTCGGCGGGCGGCCGACGGCGCTGATCGCCTCGGAGCGAAGCAATTTCGTCGCCGCCTACGACGTCAGCGACGTCACCGCCCCGGTGTTCCGGCAGATCCTGCCGACCACACCGGGACCCGAAGGGGTGCTGGCGATCCCGGCGCGCGACCTGCTGGTGATCTCGTCGGAGGAGGACGCCGCCGACGATCGGGTGCGCGCATCTGTCAGCGTGTACGGCTACGGAGAGCGGTACGCGGGTGCGCTGCCGTTCCCGTCGATCGTGTCCGGCGACATCGACGGGACGCCGATCGGGTGGGGTGCGCTGGGAGCGCTGAGCGCGGACCCGGCGGACCCGGACCGGCTGTTCACCGCGACGGATGTCGCGTACGGGCCGGCGCGGATCCTCGGGGTGGACGTGGCGCAGACGCCGGCGCTGATCGACACCGAGGTGCCGGTCACCGAGAACGGGAAGCCGGTGACGCTCGATGTCGAGGGGCTGGCGGCGCGGGCGGACGGCGGGTTCGTGCTGGCGGTCGAGGGCGAGGACGGCCCGGGGAACGCGCTGGTGTGGGTCGGCGCCGACGGCGGCATCGAACGGCGGGTGTCGTTGCCGGACGACGTCGCGGCCGGCCTGGGCGGGCAGGGCCTGGAGGGTGTGGCCGTCGACGGCGACGCGGTGTGGGTGGCGGTGCAGCGCGAGGTGAAGGGCGACCCGGCGGGCGTGGCGCGGCTGGGCCGGTACACCGATCGGTGGGAGTGGTTCGGGTATCCGCTGGAGCGCACGACCGCGGAGGGCGACTGGGTCGGGTTGTCGGAGATCGCGGTGCACGACGGGTCGCTGCTGGTGCTGGAGCGAGACAAGCTCAACGGGCCGGACGCGACGGTGAAGGCGATCTACCGGGTGACGGTGCCGGACGGGCCGGGGGCGACGGCGGGGGAGACGCCGCCGCTGCTGGACAAGACGCTGGCGCGCGACCTGCTGCCGGACCTGCAGGCGACGAACGGGTTCGTGCAGGAGAAGGTGGAGGGGTTCGCGATCGCGGGCAACGGGCGGTTGTATGTGGTGACCGACAACGACGGCCTCGACGACGCGAACGGCGAGACGCAGTTCTTCGACCTGGGGCCGGCGGCGGAGGCGCTGGGCGGGTAG
- a CDS encoding EspA/EspE family type VII secretion system effector has translation MSAFYRVWADARQTFGSGLPQRGEGYDKSAQLTTFARDLDQAAPRQQWTGSAANAYSDANTEHQQVFTRLAELDRKISAHVTASAEVVAAGRQNLDAVRDWVTAAANSVPPGRLRDAMLTQIANKGLTELSEVVRRSNADANTIAESLRELGPEFDEIRRSSASAAPRSPRPTSAPPWATSPICPPVPSRPSTARTGSCWRR, from the coding sequence GTGAGCGCGTTCTACCGGGTCTGGGCTGACGCGCGGCAAACCTTCGGCAGCGGGCTGCCGCAACGCGGAGAGGGCTACGACAAGAGCGCCCAGCTGACGACCTTCGCGCGCGACCTCGACCAGGCCGCGCCCCGGCAGCAGTGGACGGGCTCGGCCGCGAACGCGTACTCCGACGCCAACACCGAGCACCAGCAGGTGTTCACCCGGCTCGCCGAGCTGGACAGGAAGATCTCCGCGCACGTCACCGCATCCGCGGAGGTGGTCGCCGCCGGGCGCCAGAACCTCGACGCGGTCCGCGACTGGGTGACCGCCGCCGCCAACAGCGTCCCGCCGGGGAGACTGCGCGACGCGATGCTCACGCAGATCGCGAACAAGGGCCTCACGGAGCTCAGCGAGGTCGTCCGCAGGTCCAACGCCGACGCCAACACCATCGCCGAGAGCCTGCGCGAGCTGGGTCCCGAGTTCGACGAGATCCGGCGCAGCAGCGCTTCGGCGGCGCCAAGGAGTCCCCGGCCGACGAGCGCACCGCCATGGGCGACGAGTCCGATATGTCCTCCGGTGCCATCGAGGCCGTCGACCGCGCGAACCGGGAGCTGCTGGAGGAGATGA
- a CDS encoding LppA family lipoprotein codes for MVLTRRHRRLLAGLAISATLLGGCSMTENPHESTTLSDEETVALIDSMREKGSYEQARARLNASAGAIAEQIVAAVPGQTWRFSDSTNAREMSERGLPCEKLTGSVARRPNADTVAFGRTFTPEEFAVAADIVRAEAAKYGVTDESSLFDEQPRHDYTLQGNGYEFKLVQGKAARLFITGDCFLMQSVVDLPPGQLPPKPPLIPTPTP; via the coding sequence ATGGTACTGACTCGACGACACCGGCGACTGCTGGCCGGGCTTGCGATCTCCGCGACACTGTTAGGTGGTTGCTCCATGACCGAAAACCCCCATGAGTCAACGACTCTCTCCGACGAGGAGACGGTTGCGCTCATCGACAGCATGCGGGAGAAAGGCTCCTACGAGCAGGCCCGCGCGCGCCTGAATGCCTCCGCCGGGGCCATCGCCGAGCAGATCGTCGCCGCCGTTCCCGGCCAGACGTGGCGGTTCTCCGACTCCACCAACGCCCGGGAGATGAGCGAGCGGGGGCTGCCCTGCGAGAAGCTCACCGGGAGCGTCGCGCGCCGGCCCAACGCCGACACCGTCGCCTTCGGCAGGACATTCACGCCCGAGGAGTTCGCCGTCGCCGCCGACATCGTGCGCGCGGAGGCCGCCAAGTACGGCGTCACCGACGAGTCGTCGCTCTTTGACGAGCAGCCCCGCCACGACTACACCCTGCAGGGCAACGGCTACGAGTTCAAGCTGGTGCAGGGCAAGGCCGCGCGGCTGTTCATCACCGGCGACTGCTTTCTGATGCAGAGCGTGGTGGATCTGCCGCCGGGTCAGCTTCCGCCGAAACCGCCGCTGATTCCCACCCCTACCCCGTGA
- a CDS encoding flavodoxin family protein: MKVLVISSSPRHDGNSHLLAQAAVEGARSAGHEVEHVFLDDYVQRLFGNCRSCRLADGRCSLDDRYEDLLLNHILPADGIIYAMPLYWYGMPGRLKTVFDRLFCYISDSAPQQRHVLDTITGKKVGLLISSEENYTSATAGVVAQFQEATRYLRQELVGVVAGNGNTRGEIVHDPSDPVHRARDLGARLFDIRVTDYCVDTVRPKSVWGAPTGCPAAS, encoded by the coding sequence ATGAAGGTTCTCGTCATCAGCTCCAGCCCCCGCCACGACGGCAACTCCCATCTGCTGGCGCAAGCAGCGGTCGAAGGGGCCCGGTCGGCCGGCCACGAGGTTGAGCACGTCTTTCTCGACGACTACGTCCAGCGCCTGTTCGGCAACTGCCGCAGCTGTCGACTCGCCGACGGCCGCTGCTCGCTCGACGACCGCTACGAGGACCTTCTCCTGAACCACATCCTGCCCGCCGACGGAATCATCTATGCCATGCCGCTGTACTGGTACGGCATGCCCGGGCGGCTCAAGACCGTTTTCGACCGCCTCTTCTGCTACATCTCCGACAGCGCCCCACAGCAGCGCCACGTCCTCGACACCATCACCGGCAAAAAGGTCGGCCTGCTGATCTCGAGCGAGGAGAACTACACCAGCGCCACCGCCGGCGTCGTCGCCCAGTTCCAGGAGGCCACCCGCTACCTGCGCCAGGAACTGGTTGGCGTTGTCGCCGGCAACGGCAACACCCGCGGCGAGATCGTCCACGACCCCAGCGATCCGGTCCACCGGGCCCGTGACCTCGGCGCCCGCCTGTTCGACATCCGCGTCACCGACTATTGCGTCGACACCGTCCGCCCCAAGTCAGTCTGGGGTGCGCCCACTGGGTGCCCCGCCGCTAGCTAA